One window of the Pelotomaculum isophthalicicum JI genome contains the following:
- a CDS encoding transposase, with the protein MLRVHQGNTIDLAGKKLKDMLPRLKREVIDIEVEVSFKSRASKAKKTEKDGTFEVYYPKGDIPKVKETFRLVGIRDKESKTYHLYLTNITPEQLSAEDVALLYRARWSIELVFKELKRFYQLDVISSGAPTVIESLVLVAMLTLVVSHRLLNQMRLWAPEKSARFTPLRWAESFYAIAPVMMGRVLKAAGIDEAPLLLIVYFMGEGIDPNVNRERLLSPWVKATNSQGFDTID; encoded by the coding sequence GTGCTGCGTGTCCACCAGGGTAATACGATCGACCTTGCCGGCAAAAAGCTTAAGGATATGCTCCCCCGGCTGAAGCGGGAAGTGATCGATATTGAGGTGGAGGTTTCCTTCAAAAGTAGAGCCTCTAAGGCCAAGAAAACAGAGAAAGACGGGACGTTCGAGGTCTATTATCCCAAGGGCGACATACCTAAGGTTAAAGAGACCTTCCGGTTGGTAGGGATACGCGACAAGGAAAGCAAGACGTATCATCTCTACCTTACCAACATCACGCCGGAACAGCTATCGGCAGAAGATGTGGCGCTCCTTTACAGGGCACGCTGGAGCATAGAACTGGTTTTCAAAGAACTGAAGCGCTTCTATCAACTGGATGTCATTTCCAGTGGCGCGCCTACCGTGATAGAATCTCTGGTGCTAGTGGCCATGCTGACCCTGGTCGTAAGCCACAGACTGCTTAACCAAATGCGTCTATGGGCTCCGGAAAAAAGCGCCCGCTTTACACCTCTGCGTTGGGCTGAGTCGTTTTATGCTATTGCGCCAGTTATGATGGGCCGTGTACTCAAGGCTGCTGGTATTGACGAGGCTCCTCTCTTGCTCATTGTTTACTTCATGGGTGAGGGCATCGATCCCAATGTTAACAGAGAACGCCTGTTGTCGCCTTGGGTAAAAGCAACCAATTCCCAGGGATTTGATACTATTGATTAA
- a CDS encoding IS4 family transposase: MAPIPGKINPYEIENVLNKMFSPEWLRDTAAKVGYVQRNRKIDPVTFFWVVVLGFGVGVQRTLASLRRAYETASAETLVPSSFYDRFNKGLIAFLKECLAHGIADLANHASLTLSDKLKGFKDLMVADGTIIRLHDKLAEQFPGARGKAELKIHTAIGLTGNTKSIAIYSGKTADIKTMRIGSWLKDNILLFDLGYFKHELFSRIRGNGGYFVSRLKQSHSLGAACPPG; the protein is encoded by the coding sequence TTGGCTCCAATTCCCGGAAAAATTAATCCTTATGAGATCGAAAACGTTCTGAACAAAATGTTCTCCCCGGAGTGGCTGAGGGACACAGCGGCTAAAGTCGGATATGTCCAGCGTAACCGTAAGATCGACCCGGTCACCTTTTTCTGGGTCGTGGTGCTTGGTTTTGGAGTTGGAGTACAGCGTACCCTCGCCTCATTAAGAAGGGCCTACGAGACAGCATCGGCTGAAACACTCGTTCCATCCTCTTTTTATGACCGCTTCAATAAAGGGCTCATCGCCTTTCTTAAAGAGTGCTTGGCGCACGGCATAGCGGATTTAGCGAATCACGCCAGCCTTACGCTTTCAGATAAACTGAAGGGGTTCAAGGACCTGATGGTGGCAGACGGCACGATCATCAGGCTGCACGATAAATTAGCCGAACAGTTCCCTGGAGCAAGGGGCAAGGCTGAGCTCAAGATACATACCGCTATCGGGCTCACAGGCAACACAAAGAGCATCGCCATCTATTCCGGCAAGACCGCCGATATCAAGACCATGCGCATCGGTTCCTGGCTGAAGGACAACATCCTCCTGTTCGATCTCGGCTATTTTAAGCATGAGTTGTTCAGCAGGATCAGAGGCAATGGCGGCTACTTCGTAAGCAGGCTGAAGCAATCCCATAGTCTCGGTGCTGCGTGTCCACCAGGGTAA